A genomic window from Carassius auratus strain Wakin chromosome 45, ASM336829v1, whole genome shotgun sequence includes:
- the LOC113063270 gene encoding trafficking protein particle complex subunit 8-like isoform X2 yields the protein MAQCVQSVQEFIQDSFVPMVAVLCSEDAERVTRKNSLSFPELLRPFCRLTSDGHLRDPNNQVVVVKGLRISVTGINTQPPQSPELHRLLSQTVSVCQPPEGSPASVITAGDYDLNISDRTVKASVPWYSDWKETLTQLSSSKYYTATTPWFETYRENFLQSMPASEHEFLSHYLACMLVVSSHEAVPTEQFLKLSQEQHRIQHSGEYTHPKWFIPNTLKYYVLLHDISEGDEQRADSVYEDMKQRYGTQGCYLLKINSRSGSTVADEQMPDPWSQYLHKTSIHNPELYEESAVSNAVENNIGAEEDGLDPSIRDGVSETHPLQLDHPTDVVYPGNDASQSVNNVDETRPQKQPSGTSHTSPTPRGTCLTLNDHDHIRQFIQEFTFRGLLPHIEKNIRQLNDQLVSRKGLSRSLFSATKKLFGGGKVPEKSIAELKNAAGLLYPSEAPELQIRKMADLCFLVQHYELAYNCYHTAKKDFLSDQAMLYAAGALEMAAVAAFLQSGAPRPYPAHYMDTAIQTYREVCKNMLLAERCCLLSAEILKSQAKYSDAATLLIKMTSEDSDLRSALLLEQAAHCFINMRSPMVRKFAFHMILAGHRFSKAGQKRHALRCYCQALQVYKGKGWTLAEDHINFTIGRQSFTLRQPENAVAAFRHILINDSRQSAVQQAAFLREYLYVYKSMSKLTSDGSLPQLPLPCLHSSQTRVFFGHERRLAEGEKQAATHVSLEQEFDRDLSQLWRELEERVVSVTNRGTVPITFQPSQSCLNSQTDNLRHPLAVVEEPIIVEVVFRNPLKIPLALSALSLLWKFTLKDFSGPQDGTAGETVSNEKETTALNDIIDTQVIAEFTISPEETKVARLKLLPHKTGELHVLGVVYNLGTGEAGDSEGSLAGDLMCVRGQQNLEIQGPRLNITKEEKTSVRYGPDHRLDPIITPPMPLLEVFFINFPTGLLCGEIRKAWVEFVNVSAVPLTGLRVASTHPEFFTFGSATSDLTPVTPTTAEHCSAYKTVAMPPSVATVSLVSPAAFGVTSSDQPVVAEIPLSRGVLGPGEALQIPLWLRGPDQEGVHEINFLFYYESTEKTAKLSHRVLRHTAFICASRSLNVRATASRSNTLHSRERDTEEQQESEEKDASMLVFVDVENINTCEAGVREFHIVQVSSSSRQWRLLKCINPVGDKDSKLASRERGKLCFKATRCRTEEEKYTFADLNLGNEQIVSSTTPCADFFFRRDLHPEARRGGVSAGGANQMQRKSLTPQSGTDDGGTSIVKKCSEVELDIIVLWKAYVVEDNKQLILEGQLHVALQTIGKESCSLSQKEETQEMVLLKFKPDVPPPVSKPSLEQLSHLIKTCLHYPESYDHPFPQKSLCMVPVTLTLSNCSLAQVDVIVDLRHKTTSPESLEVHGSFSWLGQTQYKLQLQAQEVYRLLLKACFFQAGVYNLGTPRVFAKLAQTSTMCETSQQSAMPALIIVNSI from the exons ATGGCTCAATGCGTGCAGTCAGTGCAGGAGTTCATCCAGGACTCGTTCGTGCCGATGGTGGCCGTCCTGTGCAGCGAGGATGCGGAGAGAGTGACCCGCAAAAACAGCCTGAGCTTCCCCGAGCTGCTGCGGCCTTTCTGCCGCCTGACGTCCGATG GTCACCTGCGTGATCCCAATAACCAGGTGGTAGTGGTGAAGGGCCTCCGGATCAGTGTGACTGGGATCAACACACAGCCTCCACAGAGCCCAGAGCTGCACAGACTCCTCAGCCAGACGGTTTCTGTCTGCCAGCCGCCTGAAGGGTCGCCCGCCAGCGTCATCACGGCGGGAGACTACGACCTCAACATAAGCG ACCGCACGGTCAAAGCGAGTGTTCCCTGGTACTCGGACTGGAAAGAAACGCTCACACAGCTGAGCTCGTCCAAGTACTACACAG CAACAACACCATGGTTTGAGACTTACAGGGAGAACTTCCTGCAGTCCATGCCAGCATCAGAGCACGAGTTCCTCAGCCACTACCTGGCCT GTATGTTGGTGGTGTCGTCCCATGAGGCCGTGCCGACAGAGCAGTTTCTCAAGCTGTCACAGGAACAGCACCGAATCCAGCACAGTGGGGAATACACTCACCCCAAATGGTTCATCCCCAACACACTCAAATATTATGTCCTGCTCCACGATATCAGTGAAGGAGACGAGCAGAG GGCGGACTCTGTGTACGAGGACATGAAACAGCGGTATGGTACTCAGGGCTGCTATCTGCTCAAGATAAACTCCCGGAGTGGTAGCACTGTTGCGGACGAACAGATGCCGGACCCCTGGAGTCAGTACTTACACAAGACCAGCATACACAACCCT GAGCTATATGAAGAATCTGCAGTGAGTAATGCGGTTGAAAACAACATCGGTGCAGAGGAAGATGGTCTTGATCCATCCATCAGAG ACGGCGTCTCGGAGACTCATCCTCTGCAGCTGGACCACCCTACTGATGTTGTTTACCCTGGCAATGATGCCAGTCAGTCTGTAAACAACGTGGATGAGACGAGACCTCAAAAACAGCCCAGCGGGACCTCTCACACCAGCCCGACCCCTCGAGGAACCTGCCTGACCCTGAACGACCACGACCACATCCGGCAGTTTATCCAGGAGTTTACCTTCAGAGGATTACTGCCACACATCGAGAAGAACATACGGCAGCTAAACGACCAG CTTGTCTCAAGGAAAGGTCTGAGCCGATCTCTTTTCTCCGCCACTAAGAAGTTGTTCGGTGGAGGCAAGGTCCCAGAGAAGAGTATTGCTGAACTAAAGAACGCTGCAGGGCTGCT ATATCCCTCAGAGGCTCCAGAGCTTCAGATCAGAAAGATGGCCGACCTCTGCTTCCTCGTTCAGCACTATGAGCTGGCCTACAACTGTTACCACACTGCCAAGAAGGACTTCCTCTCTGACCAGGCCATGCTGTACGCTGCAGGGGCGCTG GAGATGGCTGCTGTCGCTGCCTTTCTGCAGAGCGGGGCACCCAGGCCGTACCCAGCACACTACATGGACACGGCTATTCAGACCTACAGAGAAGTGTGCAA AAACATGCTATTGGCTGAGCGCTGTTGTCTTTTAAGTGCTGAGATTTTGAAGAGTCAGGCCAAATACTCCGATGCTGCCACACTTCTGATCAAGATGACCAGTGAG GACTCTGATCTGCGGAGTGCTCTCCTGTTGGAGCAGGCGGCTCACTGCTTCATTAACATGCGCAGCCCAATGGTGAGGAAGTTTGCCTTCCACATGATACTGGCTGGTCATCGTTTCAGCAAAGCTGGACAG AAGAGACATGCGTTGAGGTGCTACTGTCAGGCTTTGCAGGTGTATAAAGGTAAAGGTTGGACACTGGCTGAAGATCACATCAACTTCACCATCGGTCGGCAGTCCTTCACGCTGCGGCAGCCAGAGAACGCAGTGGCCGCCTTCCGGCACATTCTCATCAACGACAGCAGACAGTCAGCTGTACAGCAGGCTGCGTTCCTCAGGGAATACCTCTATGTGTACAAG AGCATGAGTAAGTTGACCAGTGACGGCTCCCTCCCacagctgcctctgccctgcctGCACAGCTCACAAACACGCGTGTTCTTCGGCCATGAACGCAGACTCGCAGAAG GTGAGAAGCAAGCCGCCACCCATGTCTCTTTGGAGCAGGAGTTTGACCGGGATCTTTCCCAGCTGTGGAGGGAGTTGGAGGAGCGGGTCGTCTCAGTGACGAATAGAGGGACGGTGCCCATCACTTTCCAGCCCTCCCAATCCTGCCTGAACAGTCAGACAGACAACCTCAGACACCCCCTCGCTGTAGTAGAGG AGCCCATCATTGTGGAGGTGGTTTTCCGTAACCCCCTGAAAATTCCTTTGGCTCTGTCGGCTCTGTCTCTGCTGTGGAAGTTTACTCTGAAAGACTTCTCAGGTCCTCAGGACGGCACAGCCGGAGAAACCGTCAGCAATGAGAAAGAA ACCACGGCCCTCAATGACATCATTGATACGCAAGTCATTGCAGAGTTCACCATAAGTCCAGAGGAGACCAAAGTG gCCCGTTTGAAGTTGCTTCCTCATAAGACCGGAGAGTTGCATGTTCTTGGTGTGGTTTACAACCTGGGCACTGGAGAAGCGGGCGACAGTGAAG GCTCGCTGGCCGGGGATCTGATGTGTGTTCGTGGACAGCAGAATCTGGAGATCCAGGGACCCAGACTCAATATTACCAAAGAAGAAAAGACTTCCGTCAGATACGGACCAGACCACCGCCTGGACCCCATTATCACTCCACCTATGCCCTTACTGGAG GTGTTTTTCATTAACTTCCCCACTGGTTTGTTGTGTGGTGAGATCAGGAAAGCGTGGGTGGAGTTTGTGAATGTGAGTGCAGTCCCTCTCACTGGTCTTCGGGTGGCGTCCACACACCCAGAGTTCTTCACGTTCGGGAGTGCTACCTCTGACCTCACCCCAGTGACCCCCACAACAGCAGAGCACTGTTCTGCATACAAGACTGTGGCCATGCCCCCGTCAGTGGCGACTGTGTCGCTCGTGTCACCAGCAGCGTTCGGGGTCACCAGCAGTGACCAGCCGGTGGTGGCGGAGATTCCCTTATCACGAGGTGTGTTGGGACCCGGGGAGGCGTTACAGATCCCACTGTGGCTCAGGGGGCCTGACCAAGAGGGTGTCCATGAAATCAACTTCCTCTTTTACTATGAGAGTACAGAGAAGACTGCCAAACTTAG TCACAGGGTGCTTCGACACACTGCTTTCATCTGCGCAAGCCGCTCTCTCAACGTCAGAGCCACGGCCAGCCGCAGCAACACGCtgcacagcagagagagagacaccgaAGAACAGCAAGAATCGGAGGAGAAAGACGCCAGCATGTTGGTCTTTGTGGATGTGGAGAACATTAACACA tgtgAAGCAGGTGTTCGTGAGTTCCACATAGTTCAGGTGTCCAGCAGCAGTCGGCAGTGGCGGCTGCTTAAGTGCATCAACCCTGTGGGAGATAAAG ACTCTAAGCTGGCCAGCAGGGAGAGAGGGAAGCTGTGCTTCAAAGCCACCAGATGCAGAACGGAGGAAG AAAAATACACCTTTGCTGACCTCAACCTCGGCAACGAACAA ATTGTCAGCTCTACCACTCCGTGTGCTGATTTTTTCTTCCGGAGGGATCTGCATCCTGAAGCCAGGAGAGGAGGTGTGTCCGCAGGCGGAGCTAATCAAATGCAGAGAAAGAGTCTCACGCCACAGAGCGGGACTGATGACGGTGGGACAAGTATTGTCAAAAAATGCAGCGAAGTAGAGCTTGATATCATCGTCCTTTGGAAG GCATATGTTGTGGAGGACAACAAACAGCTGATTTTAGAGGGCCAGCTTCATGTTGCACTGCAAACCATCGGCAAAGAGTCCTGCTCACTCTCACAGAAAGAG GAAACTCAGGAAATGGTGCTTCTGAAGTTCAAGCCTGACGTTCCTCCCCCTGTAAGCAAGCCCTCGCTGGAACAGCTTTCCCACCTCATAAAGACCTGTCTCCACTACCCAGAGTCTTATGATCATCCCTTCCCACAAAAGAG TTTATGTATGGTTCCAGTCACCCTGACGTTGTCCAACTGTTCCTTGGCTCAGGTAGACGTCATTGTTGATCTGCGGCATAAAACGACCAG CCCGGAGTCACTGGAAGTGCATGGGTCTTTTAGCTGGCTGGGCCAGACCCAATACAAGTTGCAGCTCCAGGCTCAAGAGGTGTACAGGCTTCTCTTGAAAGCTTGTTTCTTCCAGGCTGGAGTTTATAATTTGGGCACACCCCGTGTCTTCGCTAAGTTGGCACAGACCAGCACTATGTGTGAGACAAGCCAGCAGAGCGCCATGCCTGCCCTCATTATCGTCAACAGCATTTGA
- the LOC113063270 gene encoding trafficking protein particle complex subunit 8-like isoform X1 produces MAQCVQSVQEFIQDSFVPMVAVLCSEDAERVTRKNSLSFPELLRPFCRLTSDGHLRDPNNQVVVVKGLRISVTGINTQPPQSPELHRLLSQTVSVCQPPEGSPASVITAGDYDLNISDRTVKASVPWYSDWKETLTQLSSSKYYTATTPWFETYRENFLQSMPASEHEFLSHYLACMLVVSSHEAVPTEQFLKLSQEQHRIQHSGEYTHPKWFIPNTLKYYVLLHDISEGDEQRADSVYEDMKQRYGTQGCYLLKINSRSGSTVADEQMPDPWSQYLHKTSIHNPELYEESAVSNAVENNIGAEEDGLDPSIRDGVSETHPLQLDHPTDVVYPGNDASQSVNNVDETRPQKQPSGTSHTSPTPRGTCLTLNDHDHIRQFIQEFTFRGLLPHIEKNIRQLNDQLVSRKGLSRSLFSATKKLFGGGKVPEKSIAELKNAAGLLYPSEAPELQIRKMADLCFLVQHYELAYNCYHTAKKDFLSDQAMLYAAGALEMAAVAAFLQSGAPRPYPAHYMDTAIQTYREVCKNMLLAERCCLLSAEILKSQAKYSDAATLLIKMTSEDSDLRSALLLEQAAHCFINMRSPMVRKFAFHMILAGHRFSKAGQKRHALRCYCQALQVYKGKGWTLAEDHINFTIGRQSFTLRQPENAVAAFRHILINDSRQSAVQQAAFLREYLYVYKSMSKLTSDGSLPQLPLPCLHSSQTRVFFGHERRLAEGEKQAATHVSLEQEFDRDLSQLWRELEERVVSVTNRGTVPITFQPSQSCLNSQTDNLRHPLAVVEEPIIVEVVFRNPLKIPLALSALSLLWKFTLKDFSGPQDGTAGETVSNEKETTALNDIIDTQVIAEFTISPEETKVARLKLLPHKTGELHVLGVVYNLGTGEAGDSEGSLAGDLMCVRGQQNLEIQGPRLNITKEEKTSVRYGPDHRLDPIITPPMPLLEVFFINFPTGLLCGEIRKAWVEFVNVSAVPLTGLRVASTHPEFFTFGSATSDLTPVTPTTAEHCSAYKTVAMPPSVATVSLVSPAAFGVTSSDQPVVAEIPLSRGVLGPGEALQIPLWLRGPDQEGVHEINFLFYYESTEKTAKLSHRVLRHTAFICASRSLNVRATASRSNTLHSRERDTEEQQESEEKDASMLVFVDVENINTCEAGVREFHIVQVSSSSRQWRLLKCINPVGDKDSKLASRERGKLCFKATRCRTEEAEKYTFADLNLGNEQIVSSTTPCADFFFRRDLHPEARRGGVSAGGANQMQRKSLTPQSGTDDGGTSIVKKCSEVELDIIVLWKAYVVEDNKQLILEGQLHVALQTIGKESCSLSQKEETQEMVLLKFKPDVPPPVSKPSLEQLSHLIKTCLHYPESYDHPFPQKSLCMVPVTLTLSNCSLAQVDVIVDLRHKTTSPESLEVHGSFSWLGQTQYKLQLQAQEVYRLLLKACFFQAGVYNLGTPRVFAKLAQTSTMCETSQQSAMPALIIVNSI; encoded by the exons ATGGCTCAATGCGTGCAGTCAGTGCAGGAGTTCATCCAGGACTCGTTCGTGCCGATGGTGGCCGTCCTGTGCAGCGAGGATGCGGAGAGAGTGACCCGCAAAAACAGCCTGAGCTTCCCCGAGCTGCTGCGGCCTTTCTGCCGCCTGACGTCCGATG GTCACCTGCGTGATCCCAATAACCAGGTGGTAGTGGTGAAGGGCCTCCGGATCAGTGTGACTGGGATCAACACACAGCCTCCACAGAGCCCAGAGCTGCACAGACTCCTCAGCCAGACGGTTTCTGTCTGCCAGCCGCCTGAAGGGTCGCCCGCCAGCGTCATCACGGCGGGAGACTACGACCTCAACATAAGCG ACCGCACGGTCAAAGCGAGTGTTCCCTGGTACTCGGACTGGAAAGAAACGCTCACACAGCTGAGCTCGTCCAAGTACTACACAG CAACAACACCATGGTTTGAGACTTACAGGGAGAACTTCCTGCAGTCCATGCCAGCATCAGAGCACGAGTTCCTCAGCCACTACCTGGCCT GTATGTTGGTGGTGTCGTCCCATGAGGCCGTGCCGACAGAGCAGTTTCTCAAGCTGTCACAGGAACAGCACCGAATCCAGCACAGTGGGGAATACACTCACCCCAAATGGTTCATCCCCAACACACTCAAATATTATGTCCTGCTCCACGATATCAGTGAAGGAGACGAGCAGAG GGCGGACTCTGTGTACGAGGACATGAAACAGCGGTATGGTACTCAGGGCTGCTATCTGCTCAAGATAAACTCCCGGAGTGGTAGCACTGTTGCGGACGAACAGATGCCGGACCCCTGGAGTCAGTACTTACACAAGACCAGCATACACAACCCT GAGCTATATGAAGAATCTGCAGTGAGTAATGCGGTTGAAAACAACATCGGTGCAGAGGAAGATGGTCTTGATCCATCCATCAGAG ACGGCGTCTCGGAGACTCATCCTCTGCAGCTGGACCACCCTACTGATGTTGTTTACCCTGGCAATGATGCCAGTCAGTCTGTAAACAACGTGGATGAGACGAGACCTCAAAAACAGCCCAGCGGGACCTCTCACACCAGCCCGACCCCTCGAGGAACCTGCCTGACCCTGAACGACCACGACCACATCCGGCAGTTTATCCAGGAGTTTACCTTCAGAGGATTACTGCCACACATCGAGAAGAACATACGGCAGCTAAACGACCAG CTTGTCTCAAGGAAAGGTCTGAGCCGATCTCTTTTCTCCGCCACTAAGAAGTTGTTCGGTGGAGGCAAGGTCCCAGAGAAGAGTATTGCTGAACTAAAGAACGCTGCAGGGCTGCT ATATCCCTCAGAGGCTCCAGAGCTTCAGATCAGAAAGATGGCCGACCTCTGCTTCCTCGTTCAGCACTATGAGCTGGCCTACAACTGTTACCACACTGCCAAGAAGGACTTCCTCTCTGACCAGGCCATGCTGTACGCTGCAGGGGCGCTG GAGATGGCTGCTGTCGCTGCCTTTCTGCAGAGCGGGGCACCCAGGCCGTACCCAGCACACTACATGGACACGGCTATTCAGACCTACAGAGAAGTGTGCAA AAACATGCTATTGGCTGAGCGCTGTTGTCTTTTAAGTGCTGAGATTTTGAAGAGTCAGGCCAAATACTCCGATGCTGCCACACTTCTGATCAAGATGACCAGTGAG GACTCTGATCTGCGGAGTGCTCTCCTGTTGGAGCAGGCGGCTCACTGCTTCATTAACATGCGCAGCCCAATGGTGAGGAAGTTTGCCTTCCACATGATACTGGCTGGTCATCGTTTCAGCAAAGCTGGACAG AAGAGACATGCGTTGAGGTGCTACTGTCAGGCTTTGCAGGTGTATAAAGGTAAAGGTTGGACACTGGCTGAAGATCACATCAACTTCACCATCGGTCGGCAGTCCTTCACGCTGCGGCAGCCAGAGAACGCAGTGGCCGCCTTCCGGCACATTCTCATCAACGACAGCAGACAGTCAGCTGTACAGCAGGCTGCGTTCCTCAGGGAATACCTCTATGTGTACAAG AGCATGAGTAAGTTGACCAGTGACGGCTCCCTCCCacagctgcctctgccctgcctGCACAGCTCACAAACACGCGTGTTCTTCGGCCATGAACGCAGACTCGCAGAAG GTGAGAAGCAAGCCGCCACCCATGTCTCTTTGGAGCAGGAGTTTGACCGGGATCTTTCCCAGCTGTGGAGGGAGTTGGAGGAGCGGGTCGTCTCAGTGACGAATAGAGGGACGGTGCCCATCACTTTCCAGCCCTCCCAATCCTGCCTGAACAGTCAGACAGACAACCTCAGACACCCCCTCGCTGTAGTAGAGG AGCCCATCATTGTGGAGGTGGTTTTCCGTAACCCCCTGAAAATTCCTTTGGCTCTGTCGGCTCTGTCTCTGCTGTGGAAGTTTACTCTGAAAGACTTCTCAGGTCCTCAGGACGGCACAGCCGGAGAAACCGTCAGCAATGAGAAAGAA ACCACGGCCCTCAATGACATCATTGATACGCAAGTCATTGCAGAGTTCACCATAAGTCCAGAGGAGACCAAAGTG gCCCGTTTGAAGTTGCTTCCTCATAAGACCGGAGAGTTGCATGTTCTTGGTGTGGTTTACAACCTGGGCACTGGAGAAGCGGGCGACAGTGAAG GCTCGCTGGCCGGGGATCTGATGTGTGTTCGTGGACAGCAGAATCTGGAGATCCAGGGACCCAGACTCAATATTACCAAAGAAGAAAAGACTTCCGTCAGATACGGACCAGACCACCGCCTGGACCCCATTATCACTCCACCTATGCCCTTACTGGAG GTGTTTTTCATTAACTTCCCCACTGGTTTGTTGTGTGGTGAGATCAGGAAAGCGTGGGTGGAGTTTGTGAATGTGAGTGCAGTCCCTCTCACTGGTCTTCGGGTGGCGTCCACACACCCAGAGTTCTTCACGTTCGGGAGTGCTACCTCTGACCTCACCCCAGTGACCCCCACAACAGCAGAGCACTGTTCTGCATACAAGACTGTGGCCATGCCCCCGTCAGTGGCGACTGTGTCGCTCGTGTCACCAGCAGCGTTCGGGGTCACCAGCAGTGACCAGCCGGTGGTGGCGGAGATTCCCTTATCACGAGGTGTGTTGGGACCCGGGGAGGCGTTACAGATCCCACTGTGGCTCAGGGGGCCTGACCAAGAGGGTGTCCATGAAATCAACTTCCTCTTTTACTATGAGAGTACAGAGAAGACTGCCAAACTTAG TCACAGGGTGCTTCGACACACTGCTTTCATCTGCGCAAGCCGCTCTCTCAACGTCAGAGCCACGGCCAGCCGCAGCAACACGCtgcacagcagagagagagacaccgaAGAACAGCAAGAATCGGAGGAGAAAGACGCCAGCATGTTGGTCTTTGTGGATGTGGAGAACATTAACACA tgtgAAGCAGGTGTTCGTGAGTTCCACATAGTTCAGGTGTCCAGCAGCAGTCGGCAGTGGCGGCTGCTTAAGTGCATCAACCCTGTGGGAGATAAAG ACTCTAAGCTGGCCAGCAGGGAGAGAGGGAAGCTGTGCTTCAAAGCCACCAGATGCAGAACGGAGGAAG CAGAAAAATACACCTTTGCTGACCTCAACCTCGGCAACGAACAA ATTGTCAGCTCTACCACTCCGTGTGCTGATTTTTTCTTCCGGAGGGATCTGCATCCTGAAGCCAGGAGAGGAGGTGTGTCCGCAGGCGGAGCTAATCAAATGCAGAGAAAGAGTCTCACGCCACAGAGCGGGACTGATGACGGTGGGACAAGTATTGTCAAAAAATGCAGCGAAGTAGAGCTTGATATCATCGTCCTTTGGAAG GCATATGTTGTGGAGGACAACAAACAGCTGATTTTAGAGGGCCAGCTTCATGTTGCACTGCAAACCATCGGCAAAGAGTCCTGCTCACTCTCACAGAAAGAG GAAACTCAGGAAATGGTGCTTCTGAAGTTCAAGCCTGACGTTCCTCCCCCTGTAAGCAAGCCCTCGCTGGAACAGCTTTCCCACCTCATAAAGACCTGTCTCCACTACCCAGAGTCTTATGATCATCCCTTCCCACAAAAGAG TTTATGTATGGTTCCAGTCACCCTGACGTTGTCCAACTGTTCCTTGGCTCAGGTAGACGTCATTGTTGATCTGCGGCATAAAACGACCAG CCCGGAGTCACTGGAAGTGCATGGGTCTTTTAGCTGGCTGGGCCAGACCCAATACAAGTTGCAGCTCCAGGCTCAAGAGGTGTACAGGCTTCTCTTGAAAGCTTGTTTCTTCCAGGCTGGAGTTTATAATTTGGGCACACCCCGTGTCTTCGCTAAGTTGGCACAGACCAGCACTATGTGTGAGACAAGCCAGCAGAGCGCCATGCCTGCCCTCATTATCGTCAACAGCATTTGA